In Candidatus Defluviilinea proxima, a single genomic region encodes these proteins:
- a CDS encoding PepSY domain-containing protein: MDKPNLINARPTISWRRMRSTLIPFLASLIFIVGNFWVKDRCSILDCEPADWKTIQEFVVKNSGSWMTEYRLDYLMASPKVNNGEIIGKTNYAVYYVSTKTETTANKTNYPTKSMFFDDMNLWGYKSALDIPNGNLPPSENLEKLNHVLVDPEAAIKLTWNLAKTAFGQLEETPLLQLTFDNEKYRIESVWEVTYFKDDNNQIHYWVDAQSGKILESK, translated from the coding sequence ATGGACAAACCCAACCTTATAAACGCTAGGCCTACTATTTCTTGGCGAAGGATGCGCTCCACTCTAATCCCATTTTTAGCATCTTTAATTTTTATAGTTGGCAATTTTTGGGTAAAAGACAGGTGTTCAATTTTAGATTGTGAGCCTGCAGATTGGAAAACAATCCAGGAATTTGTTGTGAAAAACTCAGGGTCTTGGATGACAGAATATCGTTTAGATTATTTAATGGCATCTCCAAAAGTAAATAACGGGGAAATTATAGGGAAAACGAACTACGCTGTCTATTATGTTTCTACAAAAACAGAAACTACAGCTAATAAAACGAACTATCCAACAAAATCAATGTTTTTTGACGACATGAATCTATGGGGTTACAAATCAGCACTTGATATTCCCAACGGGAATTTACCGCCAAGTGAAAATCTTGAAAAACTTAATCACGTTCTTGTAGACCCAGAAGCCGCAATAAAATTGACTTGGAATTTAGCAAAGACGGCATTTGGACAATTAGAAGAAACTCCGTTATTACAGTTAACTTTTGACAATGAAAAATACAGAATCGAGTCTGTTTGGGAAGTTACTTATTTCAAAGACGACAATAATCAAATTCATTATTGGGTAGATGCTCAAAGCGGTAAAATTCTTGAAAGCAAATAA
- a CDS encoding electron transfer flavoprotein subunit beta/FixA family protein, which produces MKIIACIKQVPDSEAKVRADNGQVTWGEAPLVINPFDEYAVEGALQQKEANDGSTVTALCIGPESAKDALKHALAMGADEAILVSDPALNELDTVGAARVLASAIQKIGGVYMVVFGRQTLDNGAGITPAQTARVLGWGMLGLAGQIKVQDGSVHVERVIEEGRQNVSAKLPVVVSVVQSIGEPRYPSFMGIRKASKANIPTWTLSDLGIDAPATIIKRAELANPPERKTAVEIITGDTPEAIAETLVEKILAEKVL; this is translated from the coding sequence TTGAAAATCATCGCATGCATCAAACAAGTCCCAGACTCGGAGGCGAAGGTTAGAGCCGATAACGGACAAGTCACATGGGGGGAGGCGCCGCTGGTTATCAACCCGTTCGACGAGTATGCGGTTGAAGGCGCGCTTCAGCAGAAGGAAGCCAATGACGGAAGCACGGTCACTGCCTTGTGCATCGGACCCGAGTCCGCAAAGGATGCGCTCAAGCACGCGCTCGCCATGGGCGCGGATGAAGCTATCCTTGTTTCAGACCCTGCATTGAATGAACTCGATACGGTCGGCGCGGCGCGAGTCCTTGCCTCGGCGATCCAAAAAATCGGTGGCGTATACATGGTCGTGTTCGGACGTCAGACACTCGACAACGGCGCAGGTATCACACCCGCGCAAACGGCAAGAGTCCTCGGGTGGGGAATGCTTGGGTTGGCTGGGCAGATCAAAGTCCAGGATGGAAGCGTGCATGTTGAAAGAGTCATTGAAGAGGGCAGACAAAACGTCAGCGCAAAATTACCTGTCGTCGTAAGCGTCGTCCAAAGCATTGGCGAGCCGCGCTACCCATCGTTCATGGGCATCCGCAAAGCGTCGAAGGCGAACATCCCCACATGGACGTTGAGCGATCTCGGCATTGATGCTCCAGCGACGATCATCAAACGGGCAGAACTCGCCAACCCGCCCGAACGCAAAACCGCGGTCGAGATCATCACAGGCGACACACCCGAAGCCATCGCCGAAACGCTCGTTGAAAAAATCCTTGCGGAGAAAGTGCTATGA